The Miscanthus floridulus cultivar M001 chromosome 17, ASM1932011v1, whole genome shotgun sequence genome has a window encoding:
- the LOC136516944 gene encoding adenine nucleotide transporter BT1, chloroplastic/mitochondrial-like isoform X1: protein MENSTTPSTLVTAQTEEVVQEKKQQKCVVVVLPVLTPYLTRRSRIPSPGGGGGGGGQETQGEVNEEEEEWSIPNLYYIGTSSFSACALEFGGGREHHPVDSRKQAEPMGRRKSGGARLQCAEAKRATDWSCCFLALPPAAAAAASGADGDGGFNLSWNLHQSFHPPAGLFASMGQQVGVGFPGASSRSPSPETPRDPYMKYVSPPEVVETPLPGEGVVGLKDKGKKKKVVKLKIKVGNHHLKRLISGAIAGTVSRTVVAPLETIRTHLMVGSNGNSTTEVFQSIMKHEGWTGLFRGNFVNVIRVAPSKAIELFAFDTANKFLTPKSGEERKIPVPPSLVAGAFAGVSSTLCTYPLELIKTRLTIQRGVYDNFLDAFVKIVRDEGPTELYRGLTPSLIGVVPYAATNYFAYDTLKKVYKKVFKTNEIGNIPTLLIGSAAGAISSTATFPLEVARKHMQVGAVGGKKVYKNMLHALLSILEDEGVGGLYRGLGPSCMKLMPAAGISFMCYEACKKILIEEEDE from the exons ATGGAGAACAGTACTACTCCTAGTACACTAGTCACTGCTCAA acGGAGGAAGTAGTTCAAGAAAAAAAGCAACAAAAGTGCGTCGTGGTGGTGCTGCCGGTTTTGACTCCCTACCTGACCCGCCGCTCCCGCATTCCTTCtcctggcggtggtggcggcggcggcggccaagaAACGCAAGGCGAGGTaaacgaggaggaagaggagtggTCGATTCCCAATCTTTATTATATAGG CACTAGTAGTTTCTCCGCCTGTGCTTTGGAGTTTGGAGGGGGCAGAGAACACCATCCTGTCGATTCAAGAAAACAGGCCGAGCCAATGGGCAGGAGGAAGAGCGGCGGCGCGCGACTGCAATGCGCCGAGGCCAAACGGGCGACGGATTGGAGCTGCTGCTTCCTGGCCCTTCcaccggcagcagcagcagcagcatccggTGCGGATGGTGATGGTGGGTTCAACCTCTCGTGGAACCTCCACCAGTCCTTCCACCCGCCCGCCGGCCTCTTCGCCAGCATGGGCCAGCAGGTTGGGGTTGGCTTCCCGGGGGCTTCGTCTAGGTCCCCGTCGCCGGAGACACCACGGGACCCGTACATGAAGTACGTCTCGCCGCCGGAGGTTGTTGAGACACCTCTGCCTGGGGAAGGTGTGGTGGGGTTGAAGGacaaggggaagaagaagaaagtcgtGAAGCTCAAGATTAAGGTTGGGAATCATCACCTCAAGAGGCTCATCAGTGGGGCAATCGCAGGCACAGTGTCAAGAACTGTTGTTGCGCCTTTGGAGACGATCAGGACGCATTTGATGGTTGGGAGTAATGGGAATTCGACGACGGAAGTGTTCCAGTCTATCATGAAGCATGAGGGATGGACTGGCTTGTTCCGTGGTAACTTTGTTAATGTCATCCGGGTAGCCCCAAGCAAGGCAATTGAG CTTTTTGCCTTTGATACAGCTAATAAGTTCTTGACCCCCAAATCCGGGGAGGAACGGAAGATCCCAGTCCCTCCTTCACTAGTGGCTGGAGCATTTGCCGGTGTTAGCTCAACACTGTGTACATACCCTCTGGAATTGATTAAGACACGGTTAACTATACAG AGAGGTGTGTATGACAACTTCCTTGACGCATTTGTCAAAATCGTCCGCGATGAAGGGCCTACTGAACTCTACCGAGGCTTAACCCCAAGTCTGATTGGAGTGGTGCCATATGCTGCAACCAACTACTTCGCCTATGACACCCTGAAGAAGGTGTACAAGAAGGTGTTCAAGACAAATGAGATTGGCAACATTCCAACACTGCTCATCGGGTCTGCTGCAGGAGCTATCTCAAGCACAGCGACGTTCCCTCTTGAGGTCGCACGGAAGCACATGCAAGTTGGAGCTGTTGGTGGCAAGAAGGTTTACAAGAACATGCTCCATGCCCTCCTGAGCATTCTTGAGGATGAAGGGGTTGGGGGCCTATACAGAGGGTTGGGGCCAAGCTGCATGAAGTTGATGCCAGCTGCTGGGATTTCGTTTATGTGCTACGAGGCTTGCAAGAAGATTCTGATCGAAGAAGAGGATGAGTGA
- the LOC136516945 gene encoding uncharacterized protein, whose amino-acid sequence MPQPGQKRDGTDSVSMSSSDPLPSPDPARLPSSASPDPRPPLIPTAPPRLASKKRNPIPRREDQTLSLIGRFVIGFNMSGDMAVQAGGEAQQQQPQQAVGGNRIQVSSSKKPLFFYVNLAKRYMQQHGDVELSALGLAISTVVTIAEILKNNGLAVEKRIRTSTLEIIDETKARPIQKAKIEIVLGKTDKFDELMVANAGDANAGDGEEQT is encoded by the exons ATGCCGCAACCGGGCCAGAAACGGGACGGAACGGACTCGGTATCGATGTCCTCGTCTGACCCGCTCCCGAGTCCCGATCCGGCTCGCCTTCCCTCCTCTGCCTCCCCTGATCCGAGGCCGCCATTAATACCAACCGCACCACCTCGCCTCGCCAGCAAGAAACGCAATCCAATCCCGCGACGAGAAGATCAAACCCTCTCATTGATTGGTCGATTCGTCATCGGCTTCAACATGTCCGGAGACATGGCGGTGCAGGCGGGCGGAgaagcgcagcagcagcagccgcagcaggcCGTCGGCGGGAACCGGATTCAGGTGTCCAGCTCCAAGAAGCCGCTATTCTTCTACGTCAATCTCGCCAAG AGGTACATGCAGCAGCACGGCGACGTCGAGCTCTCCGCGCTCGGGCTGG CCATATCAACGGTTGTCACCATTGCAGAGATCCTGAAGAACAATGGTCTTGCTGTCGAGAAGA GGATTAGAACATCTACACTTGAAATCATTGACGAAACGAAAGCCCGACCAATCCAAAAGGCTAAG ATTGAGATAGTACTGGGAAAGACTGAtaaatttgatgaattgatggtgGCCAATGCTGGAGATGCAAACGCAGGAGATGGCGAGGAacagacctag
- the LOC136516944 gene encoding adenine nucleotide transporter BT1, chloroplastic/mitochondrial-like isoform X2, with amino-acid sequence MGRRKSGGARLQCAEAKRATDWSCCFLALPPAAAAAASGADGDGGFNLSWNLHQSFHPPAGLFASMGQQVGVGFPGASSRSPSPETPRDPYMKYVSPPEVVETPLPGEGVVGLKDKGKKKKVVKLKIKVGNHHLKRLISGAIAGTVSRTVVAPLETIRTHLMVGSNGNSTTEVFQSIMKHEGWTGLFRGNFVNVIRVAPSKAIELFAFDTANKFLTPKSGEERKIPVPPSLVAGAFAGVSSTLCTYPLELIKTRLTIQRGVYDNFLDAFVKIVRDEGPTELYRGLTPSLIGVVPYAATNYFAYDTLKKVYKKVFKTNEIGNIPTLLIGSAAGAISSTATFPLEVARKHMQVGAVGGKKVYKNMLHALLSILEDEGVGGLYRGLGPSCMKLMPAAGISFMCYEACKKILIEEEDE; translated from the exons ATGGGCAGGAGGAAGAGCGGCGGCGCGCGACTGCAATGCGCCGAGGCCAAACGGGCGACGGATTGGAGCTGCTGCTTCCTGGCCCTTCcaccggcagcagcagcagcagcatccggTGCGGATGGTGATGGTGGGTTCAACCTCTCGTGGAACCTCCACCAGTCCTTCCACCCGCCCGCCGGCCTCTTCGCCAGCATGGGCCAGCAGGTTGGGGTTGGCTTCCCGGGGGCTTCGTCTAGGTCCCCGTCGCCGGAGACACCACGGGACCCGTACATGAAGTACGTCTCGCCGCCGGAGGTTGTTGAGACACCTCTGCCTGGGGAAGGTGTGGTGGGGTTGAAGGacaaggggaagaagaagaaagtcgtGAAGCTCAAGATTAAGGTTGGGAATCATCACCTCAAGAGGCTCATCAGTGGGGCAATCGCAGGCACAGTGTCAAGAACTGTTGTTGCGCCTTTGGAGACGATCAGGACGCATTTGATGGTTGGGAGTAATGGGAATTCGACGACGGAAGTGTTCCAGTCTATCATGAAGCATGAGGGATGGACTGGCTTGTTCCGTGGTAACTTTGTTAATGTCATCCGGGTAGCCCCAAGCAAGGCAATTGAG CTTTTTGCCTTTGATACAGCTAATAAGTTCTTGACCCCCAAATCCGGGGAGGAACGGAAGATCCCAGTCCCTCCTTCACTAGTGGCTGGAGCATTTGCCGGTGTTAGCTCAACACTGTGTACATACCCTCTGGAATTGATTAAGACACGGTTAACTATACAG AGAGGTGTGTATGACAACTTCCTTGACGCATTTGTCAAAATCGTCCGCGATGAAGGGCCTACTGAACTCTACCGAGGCTTAACCCCAAGTCTGATTGGAGTGGTGCCATATGCTGCAACCAACTACTTCGCCTATGACACCCTGAAGAAGGTGTACAAGAAGGTGTTCAAGACAAATGAGATTGGCAACATTCCAACACTGCTCATCGGGTCTGCTGCAGGAGCTATCTCAAGCACAGCGACGTTCCCTCTTGAGGTCGCACGGAAGCACATGCAAGTTGGAGCTGTTGGTGGCAAGAAGGTTTACAAGAACATGCTCCATGCCCTCCTGAGCATTCTTGAGGATGAAGGGGTTGGGGGCCTATACAGAGGGTTGGGGCCAAGCTGCATGAAGTTGATGCCAGCTGCTGGGATTTCGTTTATGTGCTACGAGGCTTGCAAGAAGATTCTGATCGAAGAAGAGGATGAGTGA
- the LOC136516612 gene encoding uncharacterized protein — translation MSRRTTATLLAVGAATLCFSSFSSGAVAVVDTVGDSCGAIHDFVDLAFCVSLLGFVPGAASVDRHGHLLMTADLAAASGASARDTTAGMARRDGDGEDVRDALEECGILYGAASVPALRLMRGYAAARAWGAARALLPLTGQSGIGCDAALAGSAMAKARMAAANRESDQLSTMATALLNKLT, via the exons ATGAGCAGGAGGACCACCGCCACGCTCCTCGCCGTGGGCGCCGCCACGCTGTGCTTCTCCAGCTTCTCTAGCGGcgcggtggctgtggtggacacgGTGGGCGACTCGTGCGGCGCGATCCACGACTTTGTGGACTTGGCCTTCTGCGTGTCGCTACTGGGGTTCGTGCCGGGCGCCGCCTCCGTGGACCGGCACGGCCACCTGCTGATGACGGCGGACTTGGCGGCCGCGAGCGGGGCCTCGGCGCGTGACACCACGGCGGGGATGGCGCggcgcgacggcgacggcgaggacgtGCGGGACGCGCTGGAAGAGTGCGGCATCCTGTATGGCGCCGCGTCAGTTCCCG CGCTGCGGCTCATGCGCGGCTACGCGGCGGCGCGCGCCTGGGGCGCCGCGCGCGCGCTGCTGCCACTCACGGGCCAGAGCGGGATCGGGTGCGACGCCGCGCTAGCGGGCTCCGCGATGGCTAAGGCACGAATGGCCGCCGCCAACCGCGAGTCCGACCAGCTCTCCACCATGGCCACCGCACTCCTCAACAAGCTCACCTAG
- the LOC136518833 gene encoding embryo-specific protein ATS3A-like, with protein MATHGGLAQPLPLLLTVLLVALAPSSFVAAAGGRGTGRRAAAACTSTYTLRVKTACGSPAARTSDAVSVAFGDAYRNEVLARPLVVPTSGPGSSRELERCGTDTFRVAGPCGYGVCYLYLRRDGWAPEWVQVVQPGPRDRPPATATFYFGGPLPDGVWYGHDRCPKAAAAAGTNSSASPRG; from the coding sequence ATGGCGACGCACGGCGGGCTGGCACAGCCATTGCCACTGCTCCTCACCGTCCTCCTGGTCGCGCTCGCGCCGTCCTCCTTCGTCGCGGCGGCGGGCGGCCGCGGGACCGGGCGTAGGGCGGCCGCCGCGTGCACGTCCACGTACACGCTCAGGGTGAAGACGGCCTGCGGCTCGCCGGCGGCGCGGACGTCGGACGCCGTCAGCGTCGCGTTCGGGGACGCCTACCGAAACGAGGTGCTGGCGCGGCCGCTCGTCGTCCCCACGTCCGGGCCCGGGAGCAGCAGGGAGCTGGAGCGGTGCGGCACGGACACGTTCCGCGTGGCGGGGCCCTGCGGCTACGGCGTCTGCTACCTCTACCTCCGCCGCGACGGCTGGGCGCCCGAGTGGGTGCAGGTCGTGCAGCCGGGGCCTCGAGACCGGCCGCCGGCCACGGCCACGTTCTACTTCGGCGGCCCGCTGCCCGACGGCGTCTGGTACGGCCATGACCGATGCCccaaggccgccgccgccgctggcaccAACTCCTCGGCTTCGCCACGAGGCTGA